In the Ipomoea triloba cultivar NCNSP0323 chromosome 6, ASM357664v1 genome, one interval contains:
- the LOC116021533 gene encoding uncharacterized protein LOC116021533, whose amino-acid sequence MESGTGKQERRNAADTHKMSPEEVKRAGVEESKRPPGHNPGTVLHQRRQLPFSLTTIAIAGVAISGAVWYFTLYAKKKPEASAADVAKVAAGGGGPESTHPRK is encoded by the coding sequence ATGGAGTCGGGAACGGGAAAACAAGAACGGAGAAACGCGGCGGACACCCACAAGATGAGTCCGGAGGAAGTGAAGAGGGCCGGAGTGGAAGAGTCGAAGCGGCCGCCCGGCCACAACCCCGGCACCGTTCTCCACCAGAGACGCCAGCTTCCCTTCAGCCTCACCACCATCGCCATCGCCGGCGTCGCCATCTCCGGTGCCGTTTGGTACTTCACTTTGTATGCCAAGAAAAAGCCGGAAGCTAGCGCCGCCGATGTTGCCAAAGTCGCCGCCGGAGGCGGTGGACCGGAAAGTACTCACCCCCGGAAGTAG
- the LOC116023039 gene encoding early nodulin-like protein 3, producing the protein MAGFSSSSSYSVAVLLLFFLFISFTEARDHLVGGKSDAWKIPSSPSDSLNNWAEKTRFLPGDSLVWKYDGKTDAVLEVSKRDYVTCNTSMPIGAHNDGDTKIVLERSGPYYFISGAEGHCQKGQKLIVVVMSEKHTRKFLEAAAPSPADEVEAPAVAPTSGAVGLKGSLGVGLGLMVGLLFLM; encoded by the exons atggctggtttttcttcttcttcttcttattcagTGGCGGTTCTGTTGTTATTCTTCCTCTTCATCAGCTTCACAGAAGCTAGAGACCACTTGGTCGGCGGCAAATCTGACGCCTGGAAAATCCCTTCTTCTCCTTCCGATTCTCTGAATAACTGGGCCGAGAAAACTCGCTTCCTCCCCGGTGACTCTCTAG TGTGGAAATATGACGGCAAAACGGACGCGGTGCTAGAAGTGAGCAAGAGGGACTACGTGACCTGCAACACATCAATGCCGATCGGGGCCCACAATGACGGGGACACGAAGATAGTGCTGGAGCGATCCGGGCCGTACTACTTCATCAGCGGTGCAGAGGGGCATTGCCAGAAGGGGCAGAAGTTGATTGTGGTGGTTATGTCTGAGAAGCACACCAGGAAGTTCTTGGAGGCGGCGGCGCCTTCTCCGGCGGATGAGGTTGAAGCTCCGGCGGTGGCTCCGACTAGCGGAGCTGTAGGCTTGAAGGGCAGCTTGGGTGTGGGACTTGGGCTTATGGTTGGGTTGTTGTTTCTGATGTGA
- the LOC116021850 gene encoding nucleoid-associated protein At2g24020, chloroplastic-like has product MAVSPSAALSAKFSSCHSVIEQKRPNLCFSSLNFCKLNLKTGLVGTPVLSCPGGQSRQARRSVQVYGLFGSKKDNNDNGDNNDNASKAGIFGNMQNLYETVKKAQMVVQVEAVRVQKELAAAEFDGYCEGELIKATLSGNQQPVRIEITEAAMELGPEKLSVLVTEAYKDAHQKSVQGMKERMSNLAQSLGMPQGLSDGLK; this is encoded by the exons ATGGCGGTTTCTCCGAGCGCAGCCCTTTCGGCTAAATTCTCAAGCTGCCACTCCGTAATTGAACAGAAAAGACCTAACTTGTGTTTCTCTTCGCTCAATTTCT GTAAATTAAACTTGAAGACAGGACTTGTTGGTACTCCAGTTTTGTCATGCCCAGGTGGCCAGAGTAGGCAGGCTAGGAGATCTGTACAAGTGTATGGTTTATTTGGCAGTAAAAAGGACAATAATGACAATGGTGACAATAATGATAATGCTTCAAAG GCTGGAATATTTGGAAACATGCAAAACCTTTATGAGACTGTAAAAAAAGCACAGATGGTTGTCCAAGTTGAGGCAGTACGTGTACAGAAAGAACTTGCAGC AGCAGAGTTTGATGGTTATTGTGAAGGTGAGCTCATAAAG GCAACACTTTCTGGTAACCAGCAGCCTGTGCGGATTGAAATAACTGAAGCGGCAATGGAATTGGGACCCGAG AAGCTCTCTGTTTTGGTGACTGAGGCATACAAGGATGCACACCAGAAAAGTGTACAG GGGATGAAGGAGAGAATGAGTAATCTTGCTCAGAGTTTAGGAATGCCACAGGGCCTAAGTGATGGATtgaagtga